In the Granulosicoccus antarcticus IMCC3135 genome, GGAGCGTGGTCGGTGGATGTCCGGATTTGACTTCTCTGCTTACACGGCTGGTGCCTCGAAGCAGTTCGAGCACATTGGCAGCAGTACGATTCAGGAAACGGCCGAACACTACGCCAGCAAACGCTTCTCGGCAAAGCGTCGCAAGCTGAGGTGGCGCAAGAGTTTTGGCGATAAACGCTCGTTGGGATGGGTGCCCTTCAAGGCTCGGGCAGCTCACTGGAAGCACGGGCAGGTCTTCTTTGCAGGTTCTCACTTCAAGGTATGGGACAGCTTCGGTCTTGCCAATTACAGGTTCAGGGCAGGTTGTTTCACTGAGGATGCTCGCGGTCGATGGTATTTTTGCATCTGTGTCTCGGTTGATCGCACGTGTCCCAAGGGGCAAGACAGTATGGGTATCGATCTTGGTCTGAAAACCGTTGCCACCTGCAGCGATGGCACCGTGCTGGAGGGACGTTGGTATCGCCACCTGGAGGGCAAGCTTGCCAAGGCCCAACGGGCAAGACGCAAGCGGCGCGCCCGGGCGATTCACGCAAAAATCAGGAATCGCAGAGCAGATGCCCTGCATAAATTCAGCCGCAATCTGGTCAATCGATGCGGCGAGATCTACGTGGGAGATGTCAGCAGCTCGAAGCTGACAAAAACCACGATGGCCAAGTCTGTGCTTGACGCAAGCTGGGCCAGCTTCAAGACAATGCTCGACTACAAGAGCCAGCAGGCCGGTATTGTCTACCGAGAAATCAATGAAGCCTATACCACGCGAGCGTGCTCCGAATGCGGCAGTCTGTGCGGGCCGCAGGGAATAAGAGCTCTTTCGGTAAGAGACTGGCAATGTGTTGAATGTGGTGTTCAGCATGATCGTGACGTTAACGCGGCTCGAAATATTCTCCGTCTCGGCGCAGGACATTGCGCTCCTTAGTGGGAATCCTCTTTCTTCAGGGAGAGGAGGATGTCAATAACGCTGCGCAATCACTGGCGAGACATTGTTCTGCTCGTGTCTTCGCTGCTCGATAAAACCAAACTTGTCACGCACGAACCAGAGCAGTACCAGGGAGGGGATGACCATGAGCGCGGTGATGATGAAGAACATGCCCCAATCCCCGCCAAGCTTGTCCACCATCAACCCGGATGAGGCCGCCAACAAGGTTCTGCCAGTGGTACCCAGGGAGGCTAGCAACGCATATTGGGTCGCGGTATAGGTTCGATCGACCAGCAAGGAAATAAAGGTGACGAATATGACGGTGGCAACCGAGGCGGTTACATCATCGACCAGAACGGCCGCTGCAAACAACAATGTGGAAGGCTCGCTGCTCCAGGCCATGAAGGAGAACATCAGGTTGGTGGCAGCCATGGCAATACCTGCAACGAACAAGGCTCTGACGATGCCCTGTTTGACGGCAAACCAGCCACCGATGAGCGTAAATATTACGGTGACAACCCAGCCCAGCCCCTTCGAGTAGATGGCGATGTCTGATTTGGAGAATCCGACTTCCTTATAGAAGATGATCGACATCTTGCCAACAAAGGCCTCACCAATCTTGAACAGGAAGATGAAGCCCAGAATGGCCAGTGCCACCTTGACGCCATTGAGGCGGAAGAAACTGGTGAACGGTGCCACGATGGTGCTGCTGAGCCAGGCAAGAATGCCACGCCCCTCACCACCCATGAGTGAGCCGATAGCGGCCTGATCGCGATCCTGGGCTGCCTGTCGTTCGCGCCAGGAAGCCTCGGGGATCAGTAGTAGCAAGGCATTCATGGCAACAATGAGTAAGGCCAGAAACTGAAAGGTCAGCTGCCAGTAGTTGTCGAGGCCGCGTTGTTGCAGGCTGTCGGCAATCATCAAGGCCAGAAATCCCCCCAGCTTGTAACCGGTCCACCAGCCGACCACGGCAACCGCAGCACCAGCTGCCATGGAGCCGGTTTCAAAGCGGCCAATCTGTTCGATACGCAAGGCATCGATAGTGATGTCCTGGGATGCCGAGCTGATGGCGATAACCAGTCCGATGGCGATGACGACAGCCAGATTGTCCACCGGGTTGACGAAGCCCCAGAGCAGAATGCAAAGTACGATCATGGCCTGCAGACAGACGATCCATGCCTTACGCTGACCGATGCGTTCGGTGAGCCAGGGGATGCGAATGCGATCTATCAAAGGAGCCCACAGAAAGTTGATGCTGTAGACACCGAATATCAGCGAAGCAAAACCGATCGTGCTGCGACTCAAACCCTCTTCCTTGAGCCACAGAGACAAAGCGCTGCCGATAAGCACCCAGGGTAGGCCACTCATGGAGCCGAGCAGCAGAATTCTGAGCATGCGCCTGTCGGCATACACGCCCAGTGAGTTCTGTTCCTTCATTGCCATGTCATTCATCTGATCGTGCCGGTGCAATTGCGTGACTGACTATAGCGCCTGATGTAGGTGTCGGCTACTCTGATACCACCACCAGATCAACATGGCATTCGGAATGAGACAGGTAGTACACGGGTACGCTGAAGGGTATTACGGGCGATTACTCAGCTGGCAGGAGCGACACCTGTTGCTGGAGACCATGGCCGGGCTGGGGCAGGACACTTATTACTACGCACCGAAGGAAGACGCTTTGCACCGTCTGCACTGGCGCACACCTTATGATGCGACCTGGCGTGAGCAATTCAGGCGCTTTTGCGAGACTGCAAAGCGGCTGGGGATTTCCGTAGTCGCAGGTGTTGCGCCGGGTCTGGACTTTGACTATAACCACCTCTCTGGTGGGGCTGATCTGCAAGTCTTGCTGAACAAGTTCCGGCAGCTGCGTGAAGACGGGGCCGATCAGTTATCGCTTCTGATGGACGACATTGATGAGGATTTCCACACCC is a window encoding:
- a CDS encoding AmpG family muropeptide MFS transporter translates to MAMKEQNSLGVYADRRMLRILLLGSMSGLPWVLIGSALSLWLKEEGLSRSTIGFASLIFGVYSINFLWAPLIDRIRIPWLTERIGQRKAWIVCLQAMIVLCILLWGFVNPVDNLAVVIAIGLVIAISSASQDITIDALRIEQIGRFETGSMAAGAAVAVVGWWTGYKLGGFLALMIADSLQQRGLDNYWQLTFQFLALLIVAMNALLLLIPEASWRERQAAQDRDQAAIGSLMGGEGRGILAWLSSTIVAPFTSFFRLNGVKVALAILGFIFLFKIGEAFVGKMSIIFYKEVGFSKSDIAIYSKGLGWVVTVIFTLIGGWFAVKQGIVRALFVAGIAMAATNLMFSFMAWSSEPSTLLFAAAVLVDDVTASVATVIFVTFISLLVDRTYTATQYALLASLGTTGRTLLAASSGLMVDKLGGDWGMFFIITALMVIPSLVLLWFVRDKFGFIEQRRHEQNNVSPVIAQRY
- a CDS encoding RNA-guided endonuclease InsQ/TnpB family protein, producing MKSTCIKVLKVRVKNRHAPLLRSMATEVNQVWNYCNDLSDRMIRERGRWMSGFDFSAYTAGASKQFEHIGSSTIQETAEHYASKRFSAKRRKLRWRKSFGDKRSLGWVPFKARAAHWKHGQVFFAGSHFKVWDSFGLANYRFRAGCFTEDARGRWYFCICVSVDRTCPKGQDSMGIDLGLKTVATCSDGTVLEGRWYRHLEGKLAKAQRARRKRRARAIHAKIRNRRADALHKFSRNLVNRCGEIYVGDVSSSKLTKTTMAKSVLDASWASFKTMLDYKSQQAGIVYREINEAYTTRACSECGSLCGPQGIRALSVRDWQCVECGVQHDRDVNAARNILRLGAGHCAP